The following proteins are co-located in the Silene latifolia isolate original U9 population chromosome 1, ASM4854445v1, whole genome shotgun sequence genome:
- the LOC141593951 gene encoding uncharacterized protein LOC141593951, whose product MNSGGGNSKTIEDLDNNMLAQILFRFPSGKFVVGCKLVSKRWCSLISDPKFASQFSNYKKEITTYSESSPIIDDGEPPWTFIANITYVIDRQQYCWGNVSINEAMFGTPQFSIGFLPYAFVIEATFKDLVLCSEKEISRIDQVYFITNPLTKQWVALPPCPVFSKSWVGLVCQEPCDYTQDYKFRVVVIDQCPPPVYDLMVYCSEIGEWKKFNLRVSIMPELAAQKHHFNDSEFEGVVCNGIIYLLQRLYFAAFNPFDVDETTSATTIEAKALPSFPYPINGYLRESSGQLFIIHNPNKDHYVCYQKHGRVINFPFIAWKLDPNQVPLIWKMTFDGSCTGNANKIESSCGKNLVYDMSVSTLGMHPKNDKLIYMHLHPEEQLVSCDTRTRLIKPLKSLQDYRLETFHRLELQWWPTPVPKAYLSE is encoded by the coding sequence ATGAACAGTGGTGGTGGCAATTCAAAAACAATAGAGGATTTGGATAACAATATGTTAGCACAAATATTGTTTAGATTTCCGTCTGGTAAATTTGTAGTAGGATGCAAGCTTGTAAGCAAACGTTGGTGTTCTTTAATCTCCGACCCTAAATTTGCGTCTCAGTTTTCCAATTATAAGAAGGAAATAACTACTTATTCCGAATCAAGTCCAATTATTGATGACGGCGAGCCGCCATGGACCTTTATTGCAAATATAACTTACGTTATTGATCGGCAACAATACTGTTGGGGTAATGTTAGCATCAATGAAGCCATGTTTGGGACCCCACAATTTTCGATTGGATTTTTACCTTATGCTTTTGTTATTGAGGCAACTTTCAAGGATTTAGTTTTATGTTCCGAAAAAGAAATCAGCAGAATCGATCAAGTTTATTTCATTACCAATCCGCTAACCAAGCAATGGGTTGCTTTGCCACCATGCCCTGTGTTTTCGAAGTCGTGGGTTGGTTTAGTATGCCAAGAGCCTTGTGACTATACCCAAGATTACAAGTTTCGGGTTGTTGTGATTGATCAATGCCCACCACCTGTTTATGATTTGATGGTTTATTGTTCCGAGATTGGGGAATGGAAGAAATTTAATCTTAGGGTATCGATCATGCCTGAATTAGCAGCTCAAAAGCATCATTTTAATGATAGTGAATTTGAGGGTGTTGTTTGTAACGGCATCATCTACCTTCTCCAGAGGTTATATTTCGCTGCCTTTAATCCGTTTGATGTGGACGAGACGACCAGTGCTACTACTATTGAGGCTAAGGCACTCCCGTCATTTCCATATCCAATTAATGGCTATCTCCGAGAGTCTTCGGGACAATTGTTCATCATACATAACCCTAACAAGGATCATTATGTGTGCTACCAAAAACATGGGAGGGTCATTAACTTCCCGTTTATAGCCTGGAAATTGGATCCGAATCAAGtacctttgatatggaagatgaCTTTCGACGGTTCATGCACGGGAAATGCAAACAAAATCGAATCATCCTGTGGTAAGAACTTAGTCTACGACATGAGTGTTTCCACGTTAGGGATGCACCCGAAGAATGACAAATTGATTTATATGCATCTTCATCCAGAGGAGCAGTTGGTTTCGTGTGATACACGAACAAGATTGATAAAGCCTTTAAAAAGTCTGCAGGATTATCGTTTAGAGACGTTTCATAGGCTCGAGCTCCAGTGGTGGCCCACTCCGGTTCCTAAAGCATACTTGTCAGAGTGA
- the LOC141622986 gene encoding F-box protein At5g07610-like, which yields MTTRPRKTQKINHGGGGGGGGGGGGNSATIDDLDDHILTQILFKLPSCAPIIACKLINKRWCSLISNPKFAAHFSDHKKEITTLPEPCSNIDDDETPWSFIATTSGINVHRYQYCGINDAVFGSSKFSPGFLPCNFHIKATFKDLVLCSCSLNNKGKNPIYYITNPLTKQWFALPPCPGIIDVLDFVPWVGLVCQEPYDYTQDYKFRVVVIDECPLPVYKLLVYCSEIGEWKKFKLSVSVKPELKAQNRHYKEIFQGVVCNGIIYFQHRLYFAAFNPFDVDETTDTRKIEAKVLPSLPDPVEGYLQESSGQLFIVHNSIKQNYVWYNKHGRAIEFPLKVWKLDPNQVPLMWKTTFEGSCTGNMKKPDPLFDIINSNRYLFKDCIGMHPNNDKLIYLHLLREEQLVLCDTRTTLIKPLKNLSGYDFRKFHRLELQWWPTSVPKV from the coding sequence ATGACTACTAGACCTCGAAAAACACAAAAGATTAaccacggtggtggtggtggtggtggtggtggtggtggtggtaattCTGCAACAATCGACGATTTGGATGATCATATATTAACTCAAATATTATTTAAACTTCCGTCTTGTGCACCTATAATAGCATGCAAGCTTATAAACAAACGTTGGTGTTCTTTAATCTCCAACCCTAAATTTGCAGCTCATTTCTCCGATCATAAGAAGGAAATTACTACTCTTCCCGAACCATGTTCCAATATTGATGATGACGAGACACCATGGTCCTTTATTGCAACTACGAGTGGTATTAATGTCCATCGGTACCAATATTGTGGGATCAATGACGCCGTCTTTGGGTCCTCAAAATTCTCACCGGGATTCTTACCTTGTAATTTCCATATCAAGGCAACTTTCAAGGACTTAGTCTTATGTTCTTGTTCCCTAAACAATAAGGGAAAGAATCCAATTTATTACATTACCAATCCACTAACCAAGCAATGGTTTGCTCTGCCACCATGTCCGGGTATTATCGACGTTTTGGATTTTGTGCCATGGGTTGGTTTAGTATGCCAAGAGCCTTATGACTACACCCAAGATTACAAGTTTCGGGTTGTCGTTATTGATGAATGCCCACTACCGGTTTATAAATTGCTGGTTTATTGTTCTGAGATTGGTGAATGGAAGAAATTTAAACTTAGTGTATCGGTCAAACCTGAACTAAAAGCTCAAAACAGACATTATAAAGAAATATTTCAGGGTGTTGTTTGTAATGGCATCATCTACTTTCAGCATAGGTTATATTTCGCTGCGTTTAATCCATTTGATGTGGACGAAACGACTGACACTAGAAAAATTGAGGCTAAGGTTCTCCCGTCATTGCCAGACCCAGTTGAAGGTTATTTGCAAGAATCTTCGGGACAATTGTTCATCGTGCATAATTCTATTAAACAAAACTATGTATGGTACAATAAACATGGGAGGGCCATTGAATTCCCATTGAAGGTCTGGAAATTGGACCCGAATCAAGTACCTTTGATGTGGAAGACGACTTTCGAAGGTTCATGCACCGGCAATATGAAAAAACCGGATCCACTCTTTGATATTATCAACTCAAATCGCTACCTTTTTAAAGATTGTATAGGGATGCACCCGAACAACGACAAATTGATTTATCTACATCTTTTGCGAGAGGAGCAGTTGGTTTTGTGTGATACACGAACAACATTGATAAAGCCTTTAAAAAACTTATCGGGATACGACTTTAGAAAGTTTCATAGGCTCGAGCTCCAGTGGTGGCCCACCTCGGTTCCTAAGGTATAA